From Dioscorea cayenensis subsp. rotundata cultivar TDr96_F1 chromosome 13, TDr96_F1_v2_PseudoChromosome.rev07_lg8_w22 25.fasta, whole genome shotgun sequence, the proteins below share one genomic window:
- the LOC120274618 gene encoding uncharacterized protein LOC120274618 — translation MRLLFINKQEYHQRTERKCRNRTKQLRREQHQIKVVGFSASDKIEIIFSKSQRLSCLLFWLHKVHLTLILLIQEIKKSYGKASKWLRNLLIGKRIKEEKEKSGHEQTLTKTKSLPAPVMAPKEKRWSFRRAVTTGNNSNSQVCVNPGQEGLSESHVKQRTEDVAEDKTKIAASDAAVAMTQSVAATVRLNSTAIRDTTRDIEETAAIKIQSIFRSHLARRALRALKGLVKLQALVRGHLVRKQARATLRCMQAMVTVQARARAQRFQIFEGAQSIPHIATVHRRSKHPLYAPSYVDHSVEENVKIVEMDTSESRNIPTSRKSYSINHTEGIDPRFSKCYHGIYASKKTEYQQNSHYPPELTDINPESGSWYFEEFPSNTPQSSPQCPSVVSISDATQASFRHFSTRKHIFNVPRVSIFFQNYMANTESSKAKARSQSAPKQRTVSFERQPSRQRPSVEGRHIPRCVKMQRSASHICSTAKGYQHGTYIKLDQSNMSLANSECGSTSTIFTTASHCRPTYEAYRSRH, via the exons ATGAG ACTGCTCTTTATAAACAAACAAGAGTACCACCAGAGAACTGAAAGAAAATGTCGGAATAGAACAAAGCAGCTGAGGAGAGAGCAGCATCAAATAAAGGTGGTAGGATTTTCTGCAAGTGATAAGATAGAGATAATCTTCTCTAAATCCCAGAGATTGTCATGCTTGCTTTTTTGGCTGCACAAGGTTCATCTGACACTTATCCTTCTGattcaagaaattaaaaaaagctaTGGGAAGGCAAGCAAATGGCTCAGAAACCTCTTGATCGGCAAGAGGATTAAGGAGGAGAAAGAGAAGAGTGGTCATGAACAAACTCTTACCAAGACAAAATCTTTGCCTGCACCGGTGATGGCCCCTAAAGAGAAACGGTGGAGCTTCCGAAGAGCAGTGACAACAGGGAATAATTCCAACTCTCAAGTCTGTGTTAATCCAGGTCAGGAGGGGCTATCAGAGTCTCATGTGAAACAGCGGACCGAAGATGTGGCTGAAGACAAAACCAAGATTGCAGCAAGTGATGCTGCTGTGGCTATGACTCAATCAGTAGCAGCCACAGTCCGCCTGAACTCCACAGCCATAAGGGATACAACCAGAGACATTGAGGAAACAGCTGCGATTAAGATCCAGTCTATCTTCCGGTCTCATCTG GCAAGGAGAGCATTGCGCGCACTGAAAGGTCTAGTAAAATTGCAAGCATTGGTGAGAGGACACTTGGTGAGGAAGCAAGCTAGAGCTACTCTCCGTTGTATGCAGGCCATGGTGACTGTTCAAGCAAGAGCTCGTGCTCAGCGGTTCCAAATATTTGAGGGAGCGCAGAGCATACCACACATTGCAACCGTCCACAGAAGATCAAAACATCCACTGTATGCACCATCATAT GTGGATCATAGTGTTGAGGAGAATGTTAAGATTGTGGAGATGGACACCAGTGAATCCAGGAATATTCCAACTAGCAGAAAAAGCTACTCTATCAATCATACTGAAGGAATCGATCCAAGGTTCTCCAAATGTTATCATGGAATTTATGCATCTAAGAAGACAGAGTACCAACAGAACTCTCATTACCCACCAGAGTTAACTGATATAAACCCAGAATCAGGCAGTTGGTACTTCGAGGAGTTCCCATCCAACACACCACAAAGCAGCCCGCAATGCCCATCTGTTGTGTCAATATCTGATGCAACACAAGCTTCTTTTCGCCATTTCTCGACAAGGAAGCACATATTCAATGTCCCACGAGTAtccatatttttccaaaattacatgGCCAATACAGAATCATCAAAGGCTAAGGCTAGATCACAAAGTGCACCGAAACAGAGAACTGTCTCATTTGAAAGACAACCAAGCAGGCAGAGGCCGTCAGTGGAAGGCAGGCACATCCCAAGATGTGTCAAGATGCAAAGATCAGCTTCACATATCTGCTCAACAGCCAAAGGTTATCAGCATGGAACATATATCAAGCTTGACCAATCCAACATGTCCCTCGCTAACAGTGAATGTGGTTCAACAAGCACCATATTTACAACTGCCAGCCATTGCAGACCAACATATGAG GCTTACAGGAGTAGACATTAA